One window from the genome of Gemmatimonadaceae bacterium encodes:
- a CDS encoding amidohydrolase family protein, whose translation MRSLTKQLVLALVIAAPAGAQTIAIVGGTVYPVSGPAISNGTVVIRDGRILAVGANVPVPADAQRIDAAGKIVTPGLVNAATQLTITEISAVNSTRNSSARGREGIAAAFTVWDGLNPLSVLVPPARAAGITTVVIEPRGGIIAGQAAVLHLVEGDAADIVMRAPAAMVGQIGAQQGGGGGGGQQALVQSRGELMMRLREVLDDARAYSRRKADYERAQTRQFAASRADLEALIPVLDGRVPLLLEADRSSDIESAIKLAQDYKLKLIIGGGSEAWMVAEKLAAAKVPVLTGAMNNIPRNFSTLGTRQENAGLLRRAGVTVALIGNAGGGDEDAFNVRNVRFEAGNAVAYGMSREDALRAITLTPAEIFGVADRVGSLQPGRDADVVVWSGDPFEFATQPEHVFIRGREVHDVTRQDMLEQRYRSLPPSYRRP comes from the coding sequence ATGCGAAGCCTAACGAAGCAGCTGGTCCTCGCGCTCGTCATCGCCGCTCCGGCGGGAGCGCAAACGATTGCGATCGTCGGTGGAACGGTCTATCCCGTGAGTGGGCCTGCCATTAGCAATGGCACCGTCGTCATTCGGGATGGACGGATTCTCGCCGTCGGCGCGAATGTGCCGGTGCCCGCAGACGCACAGCGCATCGACGCCGCCGGTAAGATCGTCACGCCGGGCCTCGTGAACGCGGCAACGCAACTCACGATCACCGAGATTAGCGCGGTCAACTCGACTCGCAACTCCTCGGCGCGTGGGCGTGAAGGAATCGCCGCGGCTTTCACCGTTTGGGACGGCTTGAACCCGCTGTCCGTGTTGGTTCCGCCAGCCCGAGCGGCCGGCATAACGACTGTCGTCATCGAGCCGCGCGGTGGCATCATCGCCGGACAAGCCGCCGTGCTCCATCTCGTCGAAGGTGACGCCGCCGACATCGTGATGCGAGCGCCGGCGGCAATGGTTGGCCAGATCGGTGCGCAGCAAGGGGGTGGTGGCGGCGGCGGGCAACAAGCGCTCGTTCAGTCGCGCGGCGAGCTGATGATGCGATTGCGCGAGGTGCTCGACGATGCGCGCGCATATAGCCGTCGAAAGGCCGACTACGAACGTGCTCAAACCCGGCAGTTCGCCGCGAGCCGTGCCGACCTCGAGGCACTCATCCCCGTGCTCGATGGACGCGTTCCGCTCCTGCTCGAGGCGGACCGCTCGAGCGACATCGAGAGTGCGATCAAGCTCGCTCAGGACTACAAGCTGAAGCTGATCATCGGCGGCGGGTCAGAGGCGTGGATGGTTGCGGAGAAGCTGGCAGCGGCGAAGGTGCCGGTGCTCACCGGCGCGATGAACAATATCCCGCGCAACTTCTCCACGCTGGGCACGCGTCAGGAGAACGCGGGCCTGCTTCGTCGTGCTGGTGTGACAGTCGCTCTGATCGGCAACGCCGGGGGCGGCGATGAGGATGCTTTCAACGTTCGCAACGTGCGATTCGAAGCGGGTAATGCAGTTGCGTACGGCATGTCGCGCGAGGATGCGCTGCGCGCGATCACATTGACGCCTGCCGAGATCTTCGGGGTCGCCGATCGCGTCGGATCGTTGCAGCCGGGACGTGATGCCGACGTCGTCGTCTGGTCCGGTGATCCGTTCGAGTTCGCGACGCAGCCGGAGCATGTGTTCATTCGCGGTCGCGAAGTTCACGACGTGACAAGGCAGGACATGCTGGAGCAGCGGTATAGGTCGCTGCCGCCGAGCTATCGGCGACCGTAG
- a CDS encoding amidohydrolase: protein MRFTFTMVASIAIVAGCSSGTRTTQSSPTPAQAQPAPSVAAAAETRRDSAVPRTTAAGAGALSAPNADPFPSTYRPFASRPTVIRNVTILTAAGPTIRGGAVLLQNGKIAQVGASVNAPGDAIVIDGTGKYLTPGIIDDHSHIGAGGVPSEQGANTDDVNEATNPVTAQVWVEHSVWPQDPQFPRSLAGGVTTLQVLPGSANLIGGRSAVLKVVPSRTVQGMKFPGAKYGLKMACGENPKRVYANRGPSTRMGNVAGYRAAWIQAERYRRQWDKWNETHQGDPPQRDLGLETLAEVLRGNILVHNHCYRADEMAQMIDIAHEFGYKIRSFHHAVEGYKIADLLARENIGASVWADWGAFKMEAVDAVRANMALIDHAGARTIVHSDDASGEQRLNQEAAKGMAEGNRIGIPITEDQAIKWLTINPAWALGLDDKIGSIESGKNADVVLWSGDPFSVYSRAEKVWIDGAMLFDRLDPAQRWRTDFELGFVPDIAAGGR, encoded by the coding sequence ATGCGATTCACGTTCACGATGGTCGCGTCGATCGCGATCGTTGCCGGCTGCTCGTCGGGAACGCGCACGACGCAAAGCTCACCAACGCCTGCCCAGGCCCAACCAGCGCCGAGCGTTGCTGCCGCCGCGGAAACGCGCCGCGACAGCGCCGTGCCGCGCACGACTGCCGCCGGCGCCGGTGCCCTTTCGGCGCCTAACGCCGATCCCTTCCCGAGCACCTATCGCCCATTTGCATCCCGACCGACGGTCATTCGCAACGTCACGATTCTCACTGCCGCCGGCCCGACGATTCGCGGTGGCGCGGTACTCCTTCAAAACGGCAAGATCGCGCAGGTCGGCGCGAGCGTGAACGCGCCAGGTGACGCCATCGTTATTGACGGCACGGGCAAATACCTAACGCCCGGGATCATCGATGACCACTCGCACATCGGCGCTGGCGGCGTTCCCTCTGAGCAGGGGGCCAATACCGACGACGTCAACGAGGCGACCAACCCGGTGACGGCGCAGGTCTGGGTCGAGCATTCCGTGTGGCCGCAGGACCCGCAGTTCCCGCGCTCCCTCGCCGGTGGTGTGACGACGCTTCAAGTCCTCCCCGGCTCGGCGAACCTCATCGGCGGCCGGAGCGCCGTGCTCAAGGTCGTGCCGTCGCGCACCGTGCAGGGGATGAAATTCCCCGGCGCCAAGTACGGACTCAAGATGGCTTGCGGTGAGAACCCCAAACGCGTGTATGCGAATCGCGGTCCCTCGACTCGTATGGGCAACGTCGCCGGCTATCGCGCGGCGTGGATCCAGGCAGAACGATATCGCCGGCAGTGGGACAAATGGAACGAGACGCATCAGGGCGATCCACCACAGCGCGATCTCGGACTCGAAACACTTGCCGAGGTGCTGCGCGGCAACATCCTCGTGCATAATCACTGCTATCGTGCCGACGAGATGGCGCAGATGATCGACATCGCGCACGAGTTCGGCTACAAGATCCGCTCATTCCATCACGCGGTCGAAGGTTACAAGATCGCCGATCTGCTCGCGCGCGAGAACATCGGCGCGTCGGTGTGGGCAGACTGGGGCGCGTTCAAGATGGAAGCGGTGGACGCGGTGCGCGCGAACATGGCGCTCATCGACCATGCGGGTGCGCGAACGATCGTTCACTCGGACGACGCGTCTGGTGAGCAAAGACTCAACCAGGAGGCGGCCAAGGGAATGGCCGAGGGAAACCGCATCGGCATACCGATCACCGAGGATCAGGCGATCAAATGGTTGACGATCAATCCGGCCTGGGCGCTGGGCCTCGATGACAAGATCGGCTCGATCGAGAGCGGCAAGAACGCCGACGTCGTGCTCTGGTCTGGTGATCCGTTCAGCGTTTACTCACGAGCGGAGAAGGTCTGGATCGACGGCGCGATGCTCTTTGACCGGCTCGACCCGGCGCAGCGTTGGCGCACGGACTTCGAGCTTGGATTCGTTCCCGACATTGCCGCGGGAGGCCGATAG
- a CDS encoding zf-HC2 domain-containing protein, translated as MTDCPNAEMRDRLPDLLHERLDASDRAAIMMHVAQCADCRGELTILREAHVALTSDMRAVDVAAIARVVVTRASASGVHSPSGRRRARTWMDWRIAASIAVVAIGSASFALIRSRQHTLPVPSAPVVAEATPESVSAPKNAVSSERLPSHTAPAPAATTAELSAAGGVSDLSDRDLRALLDDLQSIDAEPPTEPEPVSVRVTLPGSRGGTD; from the coding sequence ATGACTGATTGTCCCAACGCGGAAATGCGCGATCGGCTTCCTGACTTGCTGCACGAGCGACTCGACGCGAGCGACCGTGCAGCCATCATGATGCACGTTGCGCAATGCGCGGATTGCCGCGGTGAGCTCACGATCTTGCGTGAAGCGCACGTGGCGTTGACGTCAGACATGCGAGCCGTCGACGTCGCGGCGATTGCGCGCGTGGTCGTGACGCGCGCGTCAGCGTCGGGCGTGCATTCGCCGTCGGGGCGACGGCGGGCCCGTACGTGGATGGATTGGCGCATCGCGGCGTCGATTGCAGTGGTCGCGATCGGAAGCGCGTCGTTCGCCCTGATTCGTTCGCGTCAGCACACGCTGCCAGTGCCGAGCGCACCTGTCGTCGCCGAAGCGACGCCGGAGTCTGTAAGCGCGCCAAAGAACGCTGTGTCTTCCGAGCGCCTCCCGTCGCACACAGCGCCGGCGCCAGCCGCGACGACCGCCGAGCTCTCCGCTGCTGGTGGTGTGAGCGACTTGAGCGACAGGGATCTCCGCGCGCTACTCGACGATCTCCAATCGATTGACGCGGAGCCGCCGACGGAGCCGGAGCCAGTGAGCGTTCGCGTTACGCTCCCCGGCAGCCGAGGAGGCACCGATTGA
- a CDS encoding RNA polymerase sigma factor — protein MTDASRGGDGEGGGQSDLDLIARWRRGDEHAATELVARHAQALARFACSFGAIDEADDLVQDTFVRAFNSLDGFRGESSFRTWLFTIERRLLLDRRRAEKRRPIRVEVQEGDAATEYDALDSMVAGEAANRVREAMKKLSPTQREVFTLRVAQGLSYKEIADLVGTTEGAARVHYHNAMRAVKEYLDD, from the coding sequence ATGACTGACGCTTCCCGAGGTGGCGATGGCGAGGGCGGGGGCCAATCGGATCTGGATCTCATCGCGCGATGGCGGCGCGGGGACGAGCATGCAGCAACCGAGCTCGTCGCACGTCACGCCCAGGCGCTGGCGCGGTTCGCCTGCAGCTTCGGCGCGATCGACGAAGCGGACGATCTCGTCCAGGACACCTTCGTCCGCGCGTTCAATTCGCTCGATGGGTTCCGCGGCGAGAGCTCGTTCCGCACGTGGCTGTTCACCATCGAACGCCGATTGCTGCTCGATCGCAGACGCGCCGAGAAGCGACGGCCAATCCGGGTCGAGGTGCAGGAAGGTGACGCGGCGACGGAGTACGACGCGCTCGACTCGATGGTCGCCGGCGAGGCGGCCAATCGCGTGCGAGAAGCAATGAAGAAGCTCTCGCCGACGCAGCGCGAAGTGTTCACGCTGCGAGTTGCACAAGGGTTGTCTTATAAGGAGATTGCCGACCTGGTCGGCACGACGGAGGGCGCGGCACGCGTGCATTACCATAACGCGATGCGCGCCGTGAAGGAGTATCTCGATGACTGA
- a CDS encoding serine hydrolase: MRVLRSIAAIVVALPLNAAISGAQTAWPTKQWPTGTPQSVGLNVAVLDSINSEIGAGRYGYIDRMIVIRHGRLVYDRRYQQDYDRAYRDSVHVRGALNPHDYTGPYNYYDPWWHPYYRRGDLHTLQSVTKTITSMVIGAAVARGDFPSIDTPVLNFFDTTTVANIDVRKRRMTVRHLLTMTSGLDWNESLPYTDPKNTATALEESADWTKFTIDRPMSADPGSVFNYNSGASALLAYVFVRATGHDIEEYAAQHLFAPLGIERWYWKRSPTGLPDTEGGLYLEARDLAKLWYLVLKNGSWDGREVLSREWVRASVSPAVATGPAPSAARYGLSWWLYPFGRDSTQLYWAGSGFGGQLPIALRDDDIVVVFNGWNILPGQRRLPLRAVLGRIVNALGDTKVSQAAGKPRR, encoded by the coding sequence ATGCGTGTCCTGCGATCGATAGCCGCCATTGTCGTCGCGCTTCCCCTCAACGCCGCGATCAGCGGCGCACAGACGGCATGGCCGACCAAGCAATGGCCTACGGGCACGCCGCAGTCTGTCGGGCTGAACGTGGCGGTGCTCGACAGCATCAATTCCGAGATCGGCGCGGGTCGCTACGGGTACATCGATCGCATGATCGTGATACGCCACGGGCGACTCGTTTACGATCGCCGCTACCAGCAGGATTACGATCGCGCGTATCGGGACTCGGTGCACGTGCGCGGCGCGCTCAACCCGCATGACTACACGGGTCCGTACAACTACTATGACCCCTGGTGGCACCCGTATTACCGACGCGGCGACCTGCACACGCTGCAATCGGTGACGAAGACGATCACATCGATGGTGATCGGGGCCGCGGTTGCTCGCGGCGATTTCCCCAGCATTGACACGCCCGTGTTGAACTTCTTCGATACGACCACCGTTGCCAACATCGACGTGCGCAAGCGACGGATGACCGTGCGTCATTTGCTCACGATGACGTCGGGGCTGGATTGGAACGAAAGCCTTCCGTACACGGATCCGAAGAACACGGCAACCGCGCTGGAAGAGAGTGCAGACTGGACCAAGTTCACCATCGATCGTCCGATGTCTGCCGATCCGGGCAGCGTGTTCAACTACAACAGCGGCGCGTCGGCGCTCCTCGCGTACGTGTTCGTGCGCGCGACGGGACACGACATCGAGGAATACGCCGCGCAGCATTTGTTCGCTCCACTCGGCATCGAGCGGTGGTACTGGAAGCGCAGTCCAACCGGGCTCCCCGACACGGAGGGCGGGCTCTATCTCGAGGCGCGTGATCTGGCCAAGCTCTGGTATCTCGTATTGAAAAACGGCAGCTGGGATGGTCGCGAAGTGCTGAGTCGCGAGTGGGTCCGCGCCTCGGTGTCGCCGGCAGTCGCCACGGGGCCTGCGCCAAGCGCGGCTCGCTACGGTCTCTCCTGGTGGCTGTATCCATTCGGCCGTGACAGCACCCAGCTCTATTGGGCCGGCTCCGGATTTGGCGGTCAACTCCCCATCGCTCTGCGTGACGACGACATCGTCGTTGTTTTCAATGGCTGGAACATCCTGCCTGGCCAACGGCGCTTGCCGCTGCGTGCTGTTCTCGGGAGAATCGTGAACGCGCTCGGTGACACCAAAGTGTCTCAGGCCGCTGGCAAACCGCGTCGCTGA
- a CDS encoding glycerophosphodiester phosphodiesterase, whose amino-acid sequence MPTSRRAAQRIGHRGAPREFPENTLPSFARAIELGADAVELDVHVTSDGVPVVHHDPDLTSGASRAKRPIVSMAWREVARVEIAPDVCVPSLEQVLAFAAGRAMVYVELKGREVEERTIGVIRGSHAACAVHSFDHAAVARAATIAPELRRGILFDAYPVDVARSMRNASALDVWPQWELIDASLVERVHAAGGHVIAWTVNGTADAERLIALGVDGLCGDDIRLLP is encoded by the coding sequence ATGCCTACCTCCAGACGGGCCGCGCAACGCATCGGTCATCGCGGCGCGCCGCGTGAATTCCCCGAGAACACATTGCCCTCCTTCGCGCGCGCCATCGAGCTCGGCGCGGACGCGGTCGAGCTCGACGTTCACGTGACAAGCGACGGTGTTCCCGTCGTGCACCACGACCCCGATCTGACATCTGGCGCTAGCAGGGCAAAGCGCCCGATCGTGTCGATGGCGTGGCGCGAAGTCGCGCGCGTCGAAATAGCGCCCGATGTATGTGTGCCGAGTCTCGAGCAAGTGCTCGCCTTCGCGGCTGGCCGGGCGATGGTCTACGTCGAGCTGAAAGGTCGTGAGGTCGAAGAGCGAACGATCGGGGTGATTCGTGGGAGTCACGCAGCGTGCGCCGTGCACAGCTTCGATCACGCCGCGGTCGCGCGCGCGGCCACGATCGCTCCCGAGCTGCGACGAGGCATCCTGTTCGACGCGTATCCCGTCGACGTCGCGCGATCGATGCGGAATGCTTCGGCCCTGGATGTGTGGCCGCAGTGGGAGCTCATCGACGCGTCGCTCGTCGAGCGCGTGCACGCCGCGGGCGGTCATGTAATCGCGTGGACGGTCAATGGCACCGCGGACGCGGAGCGCCTCATCGCACTCGGCGTCGATGGATTGTGCGGAGACGACATCCGGCTGCTGCCGTGA